In Oryza sativa Japonica Group chromosome 1, ASM3414082v1, the genomic stretch AGCAATTCCGGTCAGAGGTGCAGACCATTGGGATGATCCAACACACAAATCTTGTCCGTCTACTTGGGTTTTGTGTTACAGAAAGAAACAGGCTGTTGGTGTATGAGTATATGCCAAATGGTTCTCTAAGTTCTCATCTGTTCTCAGACAACTCAGAAACGTTATGCTGGCAACTAAGATACTGTGTAGCGCTCGGAACTGCAAGAGGTTTGGCTTATCTACATGAGGAATGCATGGATTGCATTGTGCACTGCGACATGAAACCAGATAACGTACTTCTTGACACTGATTTCTGTCCCAAGATCGCAGACTTTGGTATGGCAAAACTTTTGAATCGAGATTTCAGCAGGGCACTGACAACAATGCGAGGGACTATAGGATATCTTGCGCCAGAGTGGATCTCAGGACTACCCATTACACATAAGGCAGATGTTTACAGCTATGGATTGATGCTTCTTGAAATCATATCCGGGCGAAGAAACTCGGAGAAGATCAAGGAAGGGAGGCACACTTACTTTCCCATCTATGCTGCATGTAAGGTGAATGAAGGTGATGTTATGTGCCTGTTGGATAGCAGGCTGGAGGGAAATGCTGATGCAGAGCAGCTGGAAAGAGCTTGCAGAATTGCATGCTGGTGCATTCAAGATTATGAGGATCAAAGGCCAATGATGGGGCAAGTTGTTCTCATGCTAGAGGGTGTTATGGATGTTTTAGTCCCTCCTATTCCGATGTCACTTCAGAACTTTGTGGGCATGGAGGATCACTCTACAGATCTGGATACCTTCTGAAACATCTTCTTTTCTTGATTCATGTTTGATATAATGCAACTACACGAAGTCTGTGCTTTTCACGTTTGTGAAACACACAGAGCTGGTGTTCACTGCAGTTTTAAGCGCTgtcttcagtttttttttttttttttttttttttttttttttttttttttttttgaaaatatgcaTAATGGCATAAGGTGTGCGTATCTTTGTATTAGACTCGAGGGGTTTCAGTTCATGTTTTTTTGTCAAGTGGCAAGCTCGTTCGTTTATGGAAGTGTAGTCTGTGGGCATGCGATGTCACGCAATGTATCATGTATGCAAGGCATAATATTCCGAGTTATTGCTTTTCCTCTATGTAACATTGTGAATTGTTGATAGCGGTATGCTCTATGTTCTTGTAAATATTTGAGGAACTTGCAGCATGACTGATGGCTTGAGGTTGAACAAAGGATGTTGATCCTGGATCTCCTGGGTAGCCGTGGTCTTGTGTAGTTCGGATCAGATCCTAAATTGTTTGAGCTTTTCTACAGTTGTTAAGAGGACATCAGGAGAGGAGACATCAAGATTATTATGAAGTACTGAGAGGTACCTCAAATTAACACTGAAAATTTGGTGCTCTCTGTATATATCTTCTTATGGACTCTGAAAACACTCAAATTATTTTGTTCCCAGGTGACTCTGATGCGCAGCCAATCCTCCGCGATGTAGCGGTAAGCCACCTCCGTCATGTGAACCATGTCCCAGAAGAGACGAGCAGAAGGATCCTCGCAAGTGATCGCGCCCTGATTGCCACAGAGAGCAGTCCCAGGCCCTCCACAACAAATGGTAAGAACATCATCTTCAAACCCTGCAGCAATTGCAACCATTAACCCTCACTGCTTCCCTTTGCTGCAAAGATCCTACAGAACATGTACAGAAATCTGAAGAATCTGATGCACTGTGCTACTGACCAAACTTGCCAGGTGACTGCACCATCTCCATGATGGGGCTGAAGAAATCGGCGTAGATGATGCTGGCATCCGGGTGCCTGGCCTGGAGATTCCGAAGGGATTGTTGCAGCAGCGAGTTGTGAAGAATAGCTAGCTCGTTCTGCACCTTCAGGCAGCCGGTGACCGGGTCGTAGTCATCTGGGCCAGCTTGATCAGCAAACATGGCGAGAATTAGCGGCGTGCAACCTGACGGTGTCATGCCTGGAACGACCAAACTCTTCGCCCCGTGCTTGATCAGCCTCTGCCATCATTAGCCGAGTTCATCGGGTGATCGGTACTAATATTACTTGTAGTATTCATTTCAGTTCCAGATTAATGTCACATGATTGATTATCATGTACTAGATAATTATTACCTCGATGGCTATGGAGATGGTTTCGATGATATATGGGACGAACGATCTGATCTCTTCCATGCTCTTCTTCCTGAAGAAGAACTCGTAATCGTTGAATCCGAATTCGCCGACGAAGAAGAGGGATCTCCCGAAGAAATCCTTGCATTCTGCAGAGCAAAGGTATGAACTGCCTTTTTAGTTTCGCCAATTCTACGCGAATCTGTGATACATAGCTGCTACTCTTTTTGCCTTGTGTTGTGCTGCAGAGCGAAGGCTTGAGCGACTCGAACCAGCCCAGCTGAACGCCGAGGCTGGTGTTGACCGGGAACGGGCTGGCGCCCGGAGGAGGATCGCCGGCGTGGAAGATGCTGGAgtcgagggcggtggcggcgccaaCGGCGAAGTTTGCGCCGCGGCGGAAGCTCCCGTTGTAAGCCAAGAATGGCGGCAAGAGCGGCACCCCCAGGCGTTCGgctgcaagcaagcaagcaaacagAGAAAATCAAAATCCACCATGATCACAACAAAATTGACGATTGCCACATCGATGAATCGACGGCGGGGGAAGATGATCGGACCGACGAagtcgacgacgaggcggccgtcGCAGTTGCGGCCGGTGGGGTGGCCGAAGAAGGTGGAGCCGTACGGAGGGCGGGTGACGGGGTCGAAGACGGAGTACCAGCCGAAGACGACGGGGTTGTTGCCCGTGTCGGCGAAGGAGTCGCCGAAGCTGAAGATGGCGTCGTAGCGCCGaacggagagggaggaggcgccggcgccggcgccggcggcatgcAGCGACgacagagaggagaagagagacgACGGCGGAGAGCCATAACATGGTCATATTTCGTGTTCTGCTCGATGCGGCCTGTCGGTAACTCGGTACGTGTGGACAGATTATTGGAGGAACACTATAACAAAATAGGGACATTATGACTCCTTCCctcttttaatttcttttttttttaaaaaaatacgtgCAACATGAACTTCAAGATGggccatgcatatatatatatacactatgaATTTAATAGCGCCAAAATTTAACTCCGGTGAAAACGAGGTAAGAGTTGAAAAATCGTGAAAAAcatacctaaaagttttgtatatttatgaaaaaaaaactagaaatagatgtagatatgaaatacattctcacaGAATGtcaagttcaaactcaactttgTTTAGGAgtaataaaaaagacaaattcatgTAAATAGTAACATGACACTATTTTCCTAGAAtctgtccctttttttttcttttaaataaagttgagtttggatTTGAGATTTAGTGATAACGTATTTCATATCTACAtctatctctagtatttttcCATAAATTTACATAACTTTTAGatatgattttcacgagtttcCAACACTTAACACGTTTTCACCGTATATGTCCTCGCTAACAAATTGGTACGTGCCATATTGATCTGGTAAAAATTGGCTTAAATCAAATCTCTAGCCAAGTACTCCCTCAGTCTTTTAGAAAACCTTATAAGACAGATTAATATGGATGTGAAAAGATGAATATTCCTTCATTAAGAATATGCATGTCTTTCCTTGGCTTTGATGCTTTAACTAGACTATCGACATCCCCCAAGCTCTGAACAATAATATTTGCACCTGATGATTAGAGATAGGGGCGGTGATCTCTAAccaaggaaaagaaaatgaggATAATGCAGGATTAATGGGCTCCTCAACTAAAAATAAGGTTTTCTTTAGACAAATGCTTAAATCTAAAAATAAGGGTTTgtaagatggagggagtaatatagtTGTTGGTCAATTGGTATGGCACATTTTAGTAGCAATATGCAAAATGATCCAAACTCTTTGAACATCACTATCTAGTGCATGAGAATCATTGTATGTATTCTTATCCACTTTGTAAATATATTAAACAAAATGGCGGTCAAAATTGCATTTTAAAATTCACatcaaaacaatatattttcaagACCAAAAGGGAGTGTAGTCTAATTAGTTGTCAGTGGTAGAGCCAGAGACTACAGTGAGCTCAAGTAGGAACGAGATTTTGGTTACCGACAACTTCTCTGTAGGGTTTTCCAGCGATATAAATTGAAGACACAGCGACGGACCCCCAAGTGGTTGCTCTGACCTGTCCGGGAACCGACTTGGTGACTGTTAGTTAACCTTTTCCGTAAATATTTATACGCTTCAATAAGATTATTCTTCATTATTGATTTAGTATAACATATAGAAACTTGTGTTAATGAATGACTACTCAGCTATTTTCTAGGTCTCTTATCTTAAAGAGCTACGACATATAAGGTATTGATTGAGTGGCAGtaactaaaaaaaaattgattcttTGATAATATGGTTATGATAGTCGCTAGGGCGGAGCCAAGTCTTCGGCAATAAGGGCTTAAGCCCTAAGTTGGTTCTTTAATTCCATTTGAATCATACTGAAGCTTTAGTGAAAATCTGATAGGCTTGAAGAATCTTTGGCTCCCTCCAGCCCGCTGTCCCCTATTGTACAGATCATGTAAACATAATTATGATAGTACAAATGGTTAATTTCGACATACACCTTATTAACTATTGCAAAAGTACCATTTACCCTCTCCGAAAGTAGTTACTGAGTATTTGACACCCCATACAAAATATGAAACTAGACGACAGTATCACCGTACTTCCCGGTTAATTATATACTATATAGGAACGTGTGGACTATGGAGTGTAGAGGAAGGAACAGAGTCACGAagaagacgatgagacaaaatcGTGCTATTTTCATTGTTCAGCTAGCTAGTACAGCTCAACAGTTTTGTCGAAAAGACCAGttccaaaaaggaaaaatttgCTACCGGACACCAAAAAATTGCCGCCTTTACTGTGAGACACCCgaagatcgtgtatttgctcgtggacaacttaaaaaatatagtaattagCAGGCGGACACCGGccgcattattttattatttctggtggaaacggagagagaaattttagttaaagacaagtttgcccatTGACTCACTTGTCAATCtctctttaccttttcttcttcttcttcctctcatgTCATGGTGCCCGCCCGCGTCGCCATTGCGCACAGCCTCGTCAGCGTCTACGGCATGCTCGGCGACATGCGCCGCCTCCGCACGAGACCCACCACGGAGGCGGAGATCCGCCGCTTCCACTTGCCGGAGTACGTCAACCTCATCCGCAACCTCACCCCGAAGAGCTACACCAATGACGTCGTGCTTCGGCAGAAGGCGGAGGATGACCACGGCATCGGTTTACTCGGCGACGACAATGATTGCCCCGCCTTCGACCGCCTTTGGAAGTACTGCCGCGGCTACGCCGGTGGGTCGCTTGCCGCGGCGCGCACGCTCGTCAACGGCGCCTCCGGAtctcaccgccgccgcatcgtgATGTTCCTGTTCCCGTTCCGCAGCCACATCGCCCCGATGCTCTAGCTCGCCGAGCTCCTCCGTGACCGCGGCCTCACCGTCAACGTCGTCCACACCACCTTCAACTCCCCCAATGCCACGCGCCACCCGAAGCTCACCTTCGTGCCCATGCACGagcgccccccctcccccgatGCCGTCACTGACTGCTGGCGCTCAACGCCGCCTGCGAGGCGCCGTTCCGCAAGGCGCTCTGGTGGGTGGTGCGGCGCAGCATCGGCTAGgctccggggggggggggggggtgaggtGGCATGCGCGGTCGTCGACGGGCAGTGGTACGTGCCGCCATGCTCCACTGCATACTCAGCTACTCGCGCCTCCGCTCCCGGGCACCGGCACCATCAACGAAATCCGTGAGGGCGTTGGCAAGCACTACAGCGTGAACGTGCCGCTGGATGCCGGCTGCTGGGCAGCAAAGGCGAGTTCTTCCTGGGCACCGTGCGCCGGGATGCCACTGTGCGTCGTCGCTGTCGGCGGTAAACCCCGGCGAtgcgccgccgtggccgagcCGTCCCGGCTCGGGCTGGCCACATTGGCCGCGCGCGTCGCGCCTCTGCTCGGCTCAGTAGCaagcgcgaggaagaagaaggggaaaagaaaagaaagagagcagGGGCATTTTGGCACTTAAacaactctttctctctccatttcgactgaaaataataaaataatagaaggagtgtccagcagctaattaccacttttttatAGTGTCCACAAAAAGATTCATGATCTTCGGGTGTCCCATAGCAAAGGCCGCAATCTTttgatgtcctgtagcaaattttgccttgcAAGAACTATAATTTTTTCCAgacattttatatatataaaaaaggctATCCCATTTTAAAGGAAAATAGGACCAAACCTTACAATACACAGTTAATTAGAGAACCGGTAAAAACCACATCTACCACAACACTTCATGAACTAACCTAAACTACCAACAAACACCAGCCTACCTACACCTAGCACCGATGGAGCCCAAACACATGACATCATTGCTGCTTACCACATAGCAACACGACACCTTTGACTTTGTGAGGAAAATATCGTCGTTGCCTAGCTTGCTGCCTCCAACGACACAACAGCTCCGACTTCATAAGAAGCGTCGTCATTTCCAAGCCCGTTGCAAGGGATAAAGCAGCTTCAATATCTCATGGTGGACATCAGCCAAAGACATCGAGAAAACCACTTCAAACACATGACAGGCACCAACACATAGAGAGAACTTGCAACGTGCCATTGTTGCCCAGCATCGTCACATCCCAACAACGAGCAGCTTCGACTCCACCTAGCAGAGACCAATGAAGTGAGCAAGCCACCTGCCGCAAGCAAGAACTAGAACCACGAATGCGAAGGCCTCATCGAACAACCCAAACATGTAGAACTTCAATGAGTAAACAGAAGGCCTCGAGCCAATGTAGGAGTCCAACAACCACCACTGTCGCATGAGTAAGATTCTCCAGAGGTTTACACATGGAGTTTGGCGTGGGAGGGGAGGAAACTACATTACAACATCTCCAAGGAAGGAAGCAGCGCCAAAGACGTCGCGCGCCATCGTCCAACAGGCAACATCCCATCAAGGCTTTCGCCAGCAATTCCCCATCCAATCCGAGCCGAAAACCAACCCGTACAAAAATGGTGTCGCTGGAGCACCGCATTGGCTAACACCACAACACCACATAGTTCAGGCAGGAACAATGTCATTGTGCCACCGTCATCCCTGGTGTCCGGCCCACACCTCCACCTTACCTTGGAACTCCCCGCAGAGGAGGGGAGTAGTTCCATGAGGAGAGGAGTTGTCCAACCGGACAAAAGGAGACGACTCGTCATCGCCATCCGCTCCGAAGCAAATCTTTCACTGGAAAGAGCCGGCCATATTCATTGACGTCACCATGATGGCCAGAGACCCAACATCGCCAAGCGAGCTCGCCGCCCTGACCAGCCGCTCTCCAAATCCAGAACTCCTGggtgcggcggctagggtttcatCGTCTCCCAAGCCACGCATGTGGGAGCAACGCGGGGCCCCTCGTAATGATAGCGTTCTCTACAAGAAAATAATTCAGTATGACATCACATGAGGatacaataattaattaagtagtacCACTAGTAGTTTTCAAGGATCTTTCTCGTGATTCCTGACAAGAAAATCAAGAACTGTTGATGTCGAAAGGCAGTTGTAAATTAAAGGCTAGACTGGTTCGTTTAGCTAATACAACCCTCTCGTTTATCGTGAACGTGCTTAATTTCTAAACTGTGCAGAAGTACAAATGCACGTACGAGATCGTGCCAAATTAACCTTGAACTGGAGAAAGAAAACCACAGTTCGGTACACAACAAGAACGAATTTTATTCAAATATCCATCCGTTCAGcagtttttttcataattttttttgaacgaatcgATGAGACCGCCAATTTAATTGAATAGAGGAGTTTTTTCTCCACAATTTTACTCGGATCATCTGCAAGGCTGATGTTCCTTCACGAAGGAAAATCGACCAACAACTAACATTACATGtagttctttttaaaaaaaaaactagcattaCATGTGTGTATCCGACGTTCGTGCCATATCAATTTTAGGAGGTAGCTCTTGCAGATAAGGTTATGGCATGAAGCCAATCATCGGCGATGTAGTGGTAAGCTGCCTCGGTTAAGTGGACGCCGTCCCAGTACAAGCTCTTGGATGGATCCACACAGGTGGTCGCACCTTCATCGCCGCAGATTATCCTGGTGTTGTAGTGGTATTTTCCGGGACCTCCACAGCAAACGCTGAGAACATCCTTTTGAAACCCTACAAATTAACCACCATACAAACTCCGATTACTTCAATTCTATGGTTGCACCCATGAGGCCATGACCCATCAATGCCATGGAAGTAGATCGTCAGACTTAATTGCACAGGTCACTAATATGTGAATTCTACTTTGCtgtggctatatatatattggggTTCAATTGCACATGTAGTATATGACAGCagatcccatttccattcctaATGTCATGTATATgtgtatcatattttttatggatAAAATAATATTCGACTTAAATTCTTTTGACGTCCTATAAGATACGGTTTATTAAAAGaccattttttttgttgaccGCTTATATTTTGTAAATAAACTTACGAGTAGACAAAGATATCATATTATTGTAAGTGCagaaaattatactccctccattttgtTTTATGTGATGTTCAATTTTTCAATTAACCAATATCTTTCTTAATTATTTCAAAAGCGCAGtcattctccttcctcctctaaAATAACCactccctctctttttctaaaaaaaagaaaactcccCTCAAAAACCGGTAAAAGTACCCTTGAAAACACTATGAATTATGATCATGTTACAATACACAGCTATATAactaagaaaataaaagaaaaggagtaTCAATTACAACCACTATTAGTTaaaattgttaaatatattctcAGTTGAAACGTCACGAGTATTTATTATGCAAATTTATTAAATGATGGGCGCTCATCGCATGGTACTGATGAGTGGTTAATGGTTAGCGAGCATCCCATTCTTTTATAATAATACTACcttcatttaaaaatatactaggtgaaaccccgcgcattgctgcgagaatttagtatgataacaataaaaaaaaataacgtgtaagatatctagataacatcagattaagtaaattaatgtggtttataataatttaaatttaaatagtatgtagaatggtgattcaaacgtaaaaagtaaggaggtgtgactttatggaagaagaaaagtagggagaaaGTTTgaaccgtagattaatcatctaaagcctaaaaacaattgatatgatatgacttaatttgagggaaaaaaagaagaaagataatatggatcatagattaatcatttaagcactaactaagtgatgatgaactatataagtatatatgatatcataaaacataataaagatatacattgaaatattatgtgaattatgttggatgataatttaacatgtttgtatttgaaaagctcttaaattataaaaactataaagatatagcatgtttgtatgatgtttaaatgtgatgattgttagtggatgatgatgtggcatgcatcttgttagtggatgatgatgtgacatccttacatgttaagcttaaggagttagtggaggataactttatagtaagataggatatcGTTGTTGATTTTTAGAATATATTtgactatttatcttatttaaaaatacattgagtgcaaatataaaaaataagtgATACTTAAAGTACATTTAACAATAAAACAAGCTACCCaccacaaaataaattacatttaCGTATGCCAACAACATCATGTATTTAAAAGTGAAGGGAACACTTTTGTTAATATTGAATATGTTAGACTTTTAGTTTGACCACTTCCATTTTACATAATAATAAACTTGTAAGTATACAAACATAtcatactacttcctccatcttatGTATGACTTTGGTTCGATCGAAATCAGAGGGAGTATCATTTATGATGTGGATTTATTAATGTTTTATATATTGGATTAAGTCCGATctttatataaaatatccatCAAGCCGATGTACACGTCCAAACAGATTTATTAAACGATTGGCGTGCATCGCATTCTAATGATTGGGGTAGTAAATAATTGTACTTACCAAACTTGTCAGGATTCTGGACCATCTCCGAGACGTGTCTGAACAAATCGGTGTGCATGATGGCGACATCCGGGTGCTTCTCCCGGAGCTCCTCGACGGCGTCCAGAAGCAGCGAGTTGTGCAGCGTCGCTACCTCGTTGGGCTCCCTCAGGCAGCCGGTGCTCGCGTCgtactccgccgcgccggcgtcggcgaagGTGACGAGCACCGGCGGCGAGCATCCCGACGGGATCATGCCCGGAACCACCACCGTGGTCGCCCCGTCGCCAATCAGCTTCTGCTTCCACACAATTCATTAATCCACGCATAATTGATGAACTGTTTGATTTCTCGGTAGGATCGGTCAAAGGGTGTGTTGTTCTTGCCTCGACGGCCATGGAGATGGTACGGATGATGTCCGGGACGAACGATCTGATTTCTTGCATGCTCCTCCTCCCGAAGGAGGAGTGGTAGTCGTTGATGCCGAATTCGCCGACGAAGAAGAGCGATCTGCCGAAGAAATCCTTGCATTCTGCGTCACTAATCAATTACGTGAGCACAAAGTGGTTCTTGATTGGTAAATTTCAGCTTAATTATCTTGGAGATGGATCAACAACTGAtcgtgattgattaattaaccaCCTTGAGTTGTGCTGCAGAGTGAGGGCTTGAGTGAATCGAACCAGCTCAGCTGCACGCTTAGGCTGGTGTTGAGAGGGAACGGGCTGGCGCCCGGGGgatcgccggcgccgtggaagAAGCTGGAGTCGagtgcggtggcggcgccgacggcgaagTTGGCGCCGTGCCGGAAGCTCCCGTTGTAAGCCAAGAACGGCGGCACCAACGGCAGGCCCAGGCGTTCGGCTGCAAGCAAACAGAGAAAATCAAAATCCACCATGATCACAGCAAATTAATTCACGCTTGGCCGCGCATCGATGAATCGACGGCGCGGGAGAAGATGACCGGACCGACGAAGTCgaggacgaggcggccgtcgcAGTTGCGGCCGGTGGGGCGGCCGAAGAAGGTGGAGCCGTAGGGAGGGCGGGTGACGGGGTCGAAGATGGAGTACCAGTCGAAGACGACGGGGTTGTTGCCGGTGTCGGCCAAGGAGTCGCCGAAGCTGAAGATGGCGTCGTAGCGCCGGACGGAGAGggaggcgacgccgccgccggcgtcaccGGCGACATGCAGCGACGACGAGAGGAGgagcgagacggcggcgggcagcCACAACATGATCATCTTTCGTGTTCTGCTCGATGCGGCCTGTCGGTTGATTATTAGAAGACACTATGCCAATCTAGGGATAGATGGGGAAAGTCATTTCATCCCTCGAGAGGATACGCTCTCCTTTCGTCCATACTATCTaaataattagaaaaaatatgaaaaaaattgacaacatagattaatatgaaatatatcactccacaaatatgcaagtataaattcaacttctataagttgtaacaaaaataacaaatatagttgcGACGGtgcgataactattttcagtttaatttgttatttttgttgcaacttgtagaagttgaatttggtcttgcatgtttgtggagtaatatatttcgtattaatctatgttgtcatttttttcaaattttttaataactatttagatgacatgcaaacaacgaggggatatccactcgagggatgaaaatccacatccGGATATATGCTGATCACTGCCTTGAAATCATGGGACCACGCATTTAATAGCGCAATTTTCTTGAGGTTTGGTAGTAACAACGAATTGTAAGGCGCCATATTGATTTGGTTAAAAATGACTTAAATCAACTCTAGCCAAGTAAATTGAAGTTGTTATTTAGTTGGTAAGGCCAGTCCCAATCCAAGACACTAGATATAGTTTTTATAAACTCCACATTattaagaaactagtactactagACACTACACTTTTAATGCAAATACTATTTTTTCCTACTTAAATTTATTCACTTTTAATGCAAATACACTTTTAATGCAAGAcctggtttccttctcttttcttatttatttactTGCCAAATCATCTTTCATCGTAAGTGGCAGCTTATTAAGGCAATTGATACTGCACGAAAGAACTGCCTGTGGAGGGGAAACAACCCATCTTCTACCAGAAAGTCCTTAGCTTCTTGGGACAGAATGTGCACACCTAAAGAGAAAGGGGTCTGGGAGTGATAAACTTTAGAGTTCAAAACATTGCTTTACTCTTAAAGCATATGGTAAAATTTTATAACGGTGCTGATCTTCCTCGGGTAAATTTGATCTCTCAGACCTATTATGCTTCTAGGATTCCTCACTTGGTGTTGAATAAgggttttcccccaaaagtgagtttggtcagtgtcctagggctaaaaccacacaatagcagtgtcctgtagcaaaatttgcccttaactttttaccacttttaagAAGTTGCAATTAATGATTTACCGCTAACAGTCTATAACATATGGGCCCTCATGTGTTTATAACATGTGGGTCTAGTGACAAATCTTTTAGTGTCACTTTTCATACCTAGGCTGTATTCAGGAGGTGAGGTCACCTCCCGCGCACGCAAAATTGACGATGCATTTTCTTTTGAGgaattaagtatttactattttttaaaaaaatattaataatattttttaaaaaaacttttgtatagattttttttaataaaagcacgttgtttagcggtttgaaaagaGCGTGGAAAACGAGCAAGTTGGGAAAGTTGAGAAAGCGCGCGTCATGGCGTTGCACGCGCATGGAGCAACGCACGTGGTATAGGGTAGAGAAAATTCCTTGTGTACTCCTGAAAGTTCGtccaatcccttctatacccctgagaTTTGCTCATTTCCTTCTATACCCCTAAATTTTAGTTGGATCTCTTCTATACCCCttccgtcagttgaccgttaaattcatATCATAAAATCCATTTTACCCCTTGAtattaagaaaatataaatttatgaagtatTTGATGGAGTGTATAAATTTAATGTATacgactattatatttatgagtttattttgtgatatattatttaacaaaaataaGTTTTATCTCGCATAACAAGATTTATCTCATAAAATATTCCATACTACTATAACAAAATATGCTATATAGAGAGAGTTTTTAATggtaaaaattattatttattgttttatctaaaataa encodes the following:
- the LOC4326704 gene encoding GDSL esterase/lipase At5g45910 isoform X2; this translates as MSPVTPAAASPPSPSGATTPSSASATPWPTPATTPSSSTAERLGLPLVPPFLAYNGSFRHGANFAVGAATALDSSFFHGAGDPPGASPFPLNTSLSVQLSWFDSLKPSLCSTTQECKDFFGRSLFFVGEFGINDYHSSFGRRSMQEIRSFVPDIIRTISMAVEKLIGDGATTVVVPGMIPSGCSPPVLVTFADAGAAEYDASTGCLREPNEVATLHNSLLLDAVEELREKHPDVAIMHTDLFRHVSEMVQNPDKFGFQKDVLSVCCGGPGKYHYNTRIICGDEGATTCVDPSKSLYWDGVHLTEAAYHYIADDWLHAITLSARATS
- the LOC4326704 gene encoding GDSL esterase/lipase At5g45910 isoform X1, encoding MIMLWLPAAVSLLLSSSLHVAGDAGGGVASLSVRRYDAIFSFGDSLADTGNNPVVFDWYSIFDPVTRPPYGSTFFGRPTGRNCDGRLVLDFVAERLGLPLVPPFLAYNGSFRHGANFAVGAATALDSSFFHGAGDPPGASPFPLNTSLSVQLSWFDSLKPSLCSTTQECKDFFGRSLFFVGEFGINDYHSSFGRRSMQEIRSFVPDIIRTISMAVEKLIGDGATTVVVPGMIPSGCSPPVLVTFADAGAAEYDASTGCLREPNEVATLHNSLLLDAVEELREKHPDVAIMHTDLFRHVSEMVQNPDKFGFQKDVLSVCCGGPGKYHYNTRIICGDEGATTCVDPSKSLYWDGVHLTEAAYHYIADDWLHAITLSARATS